The proteins below come from a single Hirundo rustica isolate bHirRus1 chromosome 6, bHirRus1.pri.v3, whole genome shotgun sequence genomic window:
- the BATF gene encoding basic leucine zipper transcriptional factor ATF-like, with the protein MPHSSDSSDSSSFSHSPPPSKQDSSDDMRKVQRREKNRIAAQKSRLRQTQKADTLHLESEDLERQNAALRREIKQLTEEMKHFTSMLSSHEPLCSILTSPPPPPEVLYATHSFHQPHISSPRFQH; encoded by the exons ATGCCCCACAGCTCCGACAGTAGTGATTCCAGCAGCTTCAGCCACTCTCCCCCTCCCAGCAAACAG GACTCTTCTGATGACATGAGGAAAGTCcaaaggagggagaagaatCGCAttgctgcccagaagagccgCCTGAGGCAGACCCAGAAAGCAGACACACTGCACTTG GAGAGCGAAGACTTGGAGAGACAGAATGCCGCCCTGCGCCGGGAGATCAAGCAGCTGACAGAGGAAATGAAACACTTCACCTCGATGCTGAGCTCCCATGAACCGCTCTGCTCCATCCTGACATCCCCTCCACCACCTCCAGAAGTGCTTTATGCCACACACTCTTTTCACCAGCCCCACATTAGCTCCCCACGCTTCCAGCACTGA